One part of the Musa acuminata AAA Group cultivar baxijiao chromosome BXJ1-5, Cavendish_Baxijiao_AAA, whole genome shotgun sequence genome encodes these proteins:
- the LOC103985300 gene encoding cyclin-D4-1-like, with protein sequence MVPSYDYASSALLCVEDNSCILGFDDGDGDNDEDEEHTRGCVSQQKRCDFYGDFPTGFPPQSDECLAFMVERETAHMPREDYAERLRSGSLDLSIRRDAIDWILKVHAHYNLGPLSAYLSVNYLDRFLSTYDLPEGKAWMTQLLSVACLSLAAKMEETDVPLCLDLQVGEAKYVFEARTIRRMELLVLSTLKWRMQAVTPFSFIDFFLNKFSGGSVPTEAAICRSMELILSTIRGSDLLEFRPSETAAAITVLVLEQTQTMDVEKAVSGCIQVSKDQVLRCYQVIIDMELRRNRELKNDSISLKNDSPIGVLDAACLSYKSDERTAESHVTCHHSSASKRRKISRP encoded by the exons ATGGTTCCGAGCTATGACTATGCTTCCTCTGCCCTCCTCTGCGTTGAGGACAACAGTTGCATCCTGGGTTTTGATGACGGTGATGGTGATAACGACGAGGACGAGGAGCATACCCGTGGTTGTGTTTCTCAACAAAAAAGGTGCGATTTTTATGGGGATTTCCCCACGGGCTTTCCCCCCCAATCGGACGAGTGCTTGGCTTTCATGGTCGAGAGGGAGACCGCGCATATGCCGAGGGAGGACTATGCCGAGAGGCTGCGTTCCGGGTCATTAGACTTGTCCATTAGGAGAGATGCCATTGATTGGATATTGAAG GTCCATGCGCATTATAATTTGGGACCATTGAGTGCCTATTTATCTGTAAACTACTTGGATCGGTTCCTGTCTACCTATGATCTTCCT GAAGGCAAGGCTTGGATGACACAACTATTATCCGTGGCATGCTTATCATTGGCTGCGAAGATGGAGGAAACCGATGTCCCTCTCTGCCTGGACTTGCAG GTGGGCGAGGCAAAATATGTATTTGAAGCTAGGACTATACGGAGAATGGAGCTTCTGGTTCTGAGCACACTTAAATGGAGGATGCAAGCTGTGACTCCATTCTCTTTTATCGACTTCTTCCTGAACAAATTCAGTGGTGGCAGTGTGCCAACTGAAGCGGCGATCTGTCGATCGATGGAGCTCATTTTGAGCACAATTAGAG GGAGTGATTTGCTAGAATTCAGGCCTTCCGAAACTGCTGCAGCCATTACAGTGTTGGTTTTGGAACAGACACAAACCATGGATGTTGAGAAAGCTGTGTCCGGTTGCATCCAAGTATCAAAG GATCAAGTGTTGAGATGTTATCAAGTGATTATAGATATGGAATTGAGGAGAAACAGGGAACTCAAAAATGATAGCATATCACTCAAAAATGATAGCCCCATTGGTGTGCTGGATGCCGCATGCCTGAGCTATAAAAGCGATGAGAGAACTGCTGAATCAcatgtaacatgtcatcatagttCTGCTAGTAAAAGGAGGAAAATAAGCAGGCCATGA